One region of Armigeres subalbatus isolate Guangzhou_Male chromosome 3, GZ_Asu_2, whole genome shotgun sequence genomic DNA includes:
- the LOC134220131 gene encoding angiopoietin-4-like yields MGLKLMLLLISTCVSANRNESTCADFGYELIQAKLEYLEFRFTELFVQLKEQDELFANNQRRIESEQNKMNRMVDRHERKIVNLIEGMNHAFGTNVSVITDQSRQILELQTICSNHDLIQKALNDLRPRNGLPFCTEGPAHASVLCRMMIADQPTTVQMERHRFGGDWLMVLQRLDGTETFNRNWTDYRNGFGTPGREFWLGLERLHQLTKNSPYEVLMEMEDFAGNYGYARYSKFSVGSELEQYSVKELGTHSGTASNSFATHKGRTFSTAETGTSKDCAKTYTGGWWYYPGVCYDTHFSGIWSKNNDWTSIVWKKFGSPDNLGLKFARMMIRKI; encoded by the exons ATGGGGCTGAAGTTGATGTTACTGTTGATATCGACATGCGTATCTGCTAACCGAAATGAGTCGACTTGCGCAGACTTTGGCTATGAACTAATTCAAGCCAAGTTGGAATATTTGGAGTTTCG TTTTACAGAACTGTTCGTCCAACTGAAGGAACAAGACGAACTCTTTGCCAACAATCAGCGCCGTATCGAGTCGGAGCAAAATAAGATGAACCGAATGGTTGATCGGCATGAGCGCAAAATTGTGAATCTGATAGAAGGCATGAACCATGCATTCGGCACCAATGTCAGTGTCATCACGGATCAATCGCGGCAGATCCTGGAGTTGCAAACAATTTGTTCCAATCATGACCTCATCCAGAAAGCATTGAACGATCTTCGACCCAGGAATGGGCTGCCGTTTTGCACGGAGGGCCCCGCACATGCGTCGGTGCTTTGCAGAATGATGATAGCCGATCAACCAACCACTGTTCAAATGGAACGACACCGTTTCGGAGGTGACTGGCTGATGGTTTTGCAACGGTTAGACGGTACGGAAACGTTCAACAGAAATTGGACCGATTACCGCAATGGGTTTGGTACTCCCGGCAGAGAGTTTTGGTTGGGACTGGAACGGTTGCACCAGCTGACGAAGAACTCACCGTATGAAGTGCTGATGGAAATGGAGGATTTTGCTGGCAACTATGGATACGCTCGGTATAGTAAGTTCAGTGTTGGCTCGGAACTGGAGCAGTATTCAGTCAAAGAACTGGGTACGCATAGTGGAACAGCAAGCAATTCGTTCGCGACACATAAAGGCAGAACTTTTTCGACTGCCGAAACTGGAACTTCGAAAGACTGTGCCAAGACCTACACTGGCGGATGGTGGTACTATCCCGGTGTGTGTTATGATAC TCACTTCAGTGGAATATGGAGTAAAAACAACGATTGGACATCAATCGTGTGGAAGAAGTTTGGCTCTCCGGACAACCTGGGACTAAAGTTTGCGCGAATGATGATCagaaaaatttga